The following DNA comes from Agromyces mangrovi.
GTCGACGTCGTGGCACGTGTAGCTGCAGTTGAATCCGCTAGGGCAGAGGAACTGCTCAACGAGCTAATTCGGGACACGGGGGTGCTTTCGATAGGTCGCGTGCGTGAGACAGTCCATTTCATGCACCTGACATTCTGTGAGTTTGCCGCCGCGCACTACGTCGCGATGAGTCTTCAGGATGGAATTAGCCGACTTCTAGAGAGTTACTCACGATTTGTAAACTCTGATAAGGCTCAACTGCGAAATAGACTTGACGAGGTGGTGCCGTTCTCTTGTGCACTTACTGCGCCGCGTGACCGGGCTGATGCGCTCTCAAGGGTTCATTCGGTGGTATCCGATCCATTCGTAGTTGCGCGGACGGTTCTGGAGAGCCAGGCATACGAGCATCCGATATTTGCGTCGTGGCTCGACCACGAGTCGCTTCTCTTGACTTCGACAGTCGAGAGTGACTGGGATCGAGTTTGGCTGCGCCGCCTCCAGGTGCTCACACGCGTGCTGCGCGACTCCGAGGAGCACGCACGCGTACTTGGCAAGACCCCCGGGGTGACTGCCAGTGCGGTTCTAGAGGGTCTCGTGCAGGGTTCGAGCGAGAGACTTACACTCCTCTTCGGCGAGGTCGCCCAGAACGACCCGGTCGCTGCATTCAATCTGGCCGAGGATCTAGGTGTCGATTTTGTTCGCGGTGACCCTGAGATACTCGTTTCTGCGTGCGAGAGCCCGGCGTTCCTCGCTCGAGCAGTCGATGTTTCAAGGTCGGCGAAGGATGACGCCTTTCTGTGGGCGGCCATCTTCGTCGAAGCCGCGCAACGGTATCGCATGGTCGCATGGAGGCTTCGGTACACCGCATCGTCGGGTGCGATCCAAACTGCGGCGCATCGTGTTTCGTCCTCTGAGCAGTGGAGTCCGGAATCGCCTGGAAGTGACTTTTATGCTGACTGCCTTACGGTGGCGGTGAATGGTGCGCATCAGTTGAACTCGGAATCCTCCTTGCAGTGCCTACTGCGCCTCCCCGGTCTGGTGCATGTCGGGCGACGGAAAGTGGCTGCATTTTGGCGCAGGGCATCCATAATCGGAACTATTGTTGTATTGCTGACACTTGGTGTGTTCGTCTACCAGGTGGTCGCTTCTAGTCCGGACCTGGATGGCGCCCCGGATTTCTTGCGCTTCTTCTTGCCTGTGCTTGCGTTTGTGTTTTTGGTGCAGCTAGCAACGATGGGCTTGGATGCATACATTGTTCTTCGCAGATCTTGGTTCTCGCGCGTGCGGAACCTCGATTCGTATTGGGACTATCTCGTCAGGCTGCCCTGGTCGGTATTCATGGGGCTTCCGTCCTCAATTCAGCGTCGTCTTCGTACCGAGCGACAGATCCGAGACCTCGAAGCTCTTCGCATGGATGGATAGCAAAAGCAAGTTCTCAGGGTGCGCTTTGGCTGCGTCCAGATCGCGCGGTTGACAGCGATCTCTTGCAGCCGTCAGATGGTGTGGCCTCCGGTGGCCTAAACGATTGGCGAGTGGGCGCACGCCGTTTTGCCGGCGGCAGGGCTCCGGCTCCTCGAGGTCTGCGCCGCGCTCGGCGGAAAATGGGCCTGCCCGAGGGCGATCGAGGGGGACGTCGGCGGCTCCCCGGAAGGCCGTATCGCCTAAGACCCCGACAGCCTCGCAGCGTGTGCCGCTGACGAGGAGTGAGTGTGGCGACGATTGTCAGACGCTCCGCGAGGCGTCGGATGACCTTGTGGACCGCAGCTGAGGCCTAGACATAGTTCCCCCGGGCTCAGTGGCGAAGTTTCTGCGGGAGGTGAGGAGATCATCCAACGCACAGGCCTTCAACGAATCGTGTGGCGATGGTGCAGTTGTCAGACCCCACGGTTGAGGGGCGGCTTGGGCATGCATATCGGAGTCTGAGGACCTGGCACCCGGGGTCTTGTCGTCGTTGATTTTGCCCCTTGAGACGCCGATGAGGGAGTCCCAGCAGTGCAGCGCGACCGGCTGAGTACCTCTCGCTAAAGGGTCGATCGCCAGTCGACGATCTCATTGCCATTGAGTGCGAGCAGAATCTCGGAGTGCGCTTTCGCGCGCGCGCTCGCCTCACGCACGGCCTCGTCCATTGAACTGTGCCTTCGATGGGCGCGTTTGGCCGATGGGCCATACTCCGGCCACCGGGTCCCATCGCGCAGGATGCGGCGAACACGAAGTTGCGCCCCCAGACCCGGCTTGACGACTTCTCCTAGGCACATGAGGTGGAGTGCATGCGAGATCGCGATGTCAACGAGCATCGCAGCAAGCTTTACATTGCGCGTCGTCGTGCTCACCGCGATTGGGTCCAGAACCGCGTCGACTTGGTGTGCGGCGGTGTGCCGTAGTCGAGCTAGCCTATGCACGATTGATTCTGCCGACGAGTTTCCCGGAAATCTTGGGTCGAGTTCTTTCCATGCTGAAGTGACTTCACTCCAGCTCTTGGAGTACCCGACTAGGTCAAGCATCCCTTGCACATCTGCCGTCTGTATGTTGCTTCCACTCCAGGCGAAGAACAGTTCGTGACCGACGAGGTTTCCGTATGAGAACGAGGTCAGGGTCTTGGCGAGATCCTCCACAAGCGATGTGCGAGAAGAGTCATCGAGGTCCCGGAAGCGTCTCGGCAACGTCTGGACGATCCGGTCGGAGTAGGGAACGATGCCGCCGGCAAGTCGCGACGCGGGAATTCTTGCCTGCGTTAGCGCTTCAGACCACTCCACGCCGCGTTCTCGAAGGAATTGCTCGAACGCGGACAGTCCTTGGATGGCGACCGACCTGGCTGCGTTGTCCACTACCGGTGTGGGCACACTGGCTGGCGGCGATGCGATGAAGTCCAGCACCTCATCAAGCCGAGCGAGTCTCTGGAGTAGCTGATCGACCGCGGCCATCGCTTCTATGCCTCGAGCAGGTCAATCATGGCCCGCACGCGGTACCGGACTCTGGCCGAAGTGTTGGTACTCAGTCGGACCGAACTATCGAAGTCGGGGTCCTGAAAGAGCCTCTGAGTACGACCCAAGACGCGCTGCGGACTTGCTTGCTCCAGTTGTGCATCGCTGACAACGTCGATTGCGACCATCTGGGCGTCGTAGACGCCACCGATCATCTGATCACGCCATTGGGACCCGTCGTGCCGCTGAAACGCGTGCACTCCCCACAGCCGCTCCGCCCAGCCGATAGCTCGATAGAAGCGTTCGCTTAGTTCTGCGATGCGAGATGGCCCTGCTTCGTAGTGCTGCTGCATGAATTCATCAAGCGCGTTGCGGAGACTTCCTCCAAATAGGCGCCAACTGGCCGACAACGCAAAGAACCGCAGGACGGTCTCCACGTCAGACATGTCTGCGTATGCTGCCGATTCCTGCGAACTGATCTTGAGCTGCCGATGGAGGAAGGGGTGCTCTGCCAAGCGAATGATCCGGTCGTTGAGCGGGCCGGCGAAAGCTACATTCCGGATCTCTTGGGCATTTAGTGGTTGCCCACCGCGATTCAGGCGAACAAACACCTCATGCTTTACCCAATCCGGCGTCTTTCGAAGGATCGTGACTGCCCGCAGCGGTCGCATGCCAATAGCTGCTGACGCCTCAGCTGTCAGGTCCCGGAATCGCAATCCCTCAAGGTCGGGCCGTAGCTGAAGCTTGGTGAGGGCAAACTCGTTATTCAGGAACTGGGAAATCGCGGTTAGACGCTGCTTTCCATCGATGACTGCAAAGACGCCGCGGGCCTCTTCGGCTAGGTACAC
Coding sequences within:
- a CDS encoding DUF262 domain-containing protein, giving the protein MTGDQETSPDVLQYSQEHSKNRVDWQSMAQARADDLVVQSSDMALLNIASMHASGSLDLSPRYQRRNRWDRDRQSQLIESFLLNVPVPPVYLAEEARGVFAVIDGKQRLTAISQFLNNEFALTKLQLRPDLEGLRFRDLTAEASAAIGMRPLRAVTILRKTPDWVKHEVFVRLNRGGQPLNAQEIRNVAFAGPLNDRIIRLAEHPFLHRQLKISSQESAAYADMSDVETVLRFFALSASWRLFGGSLRNALDEFMQQHYEAGPSRIAELSERFYRAIGWAERLWGVHAFQRHDGSQWRDQMIGGVYDAQMVAIDVVSDAQLEQASPQRVLGRTQRLFQDPDFDSSVRLSTNTSARVRYRVRAMIDLLEA